In the Bos taurus isolate L1 Dominette 01449 registration number 42190680 breed Hereford chromosome 21, ARS-UCD2.0, whole genome shotgun sequence genome, one interval contains:
- the LOC789997 gene encoding small ribosomal subunit protein eS1-like — translation MVVSKNKRLTKGGKKGTKKKVVDPFSKKDRYDVRAPAMFNIRNSGKTLVTRSQGTKITSDGLKGRVFEMSLADLQNDEVAFRKFKLITEDVQGKNCLTNFHGMDLLLLSHFSRVRLCVTPQTAAHQAPPSLGFSRQEHWSGLPFPSPMHESEK, via the coding sequence ATGGTGGTCAGCAAGAACAAGCGCCTTACGAAAGGAGGCAAAAAGGGAACCAAGAAGAAAGTGGTTGACCCATTTTCTAAAAAAGATCGGTATGATGTGAGAGCACCAGCTATGTTCAATATAAGGAATAGTGGGAAAACATTGGTCACGAGAAGTCAAGGAACCAAAATCACATCTGATGGCCTCAAAGGTCGTGTTTTTGAAATGAGTCTTGCTGATCTGCAGAATGATGAAGTAGCATTTAGAAAATTCAAGCTAATTACTGAGGATGTTCAGGGCAAAAACTGCCTGACTAATTTTCATGGTatggatctgctgctgctaagtcacttcagtcgtgtccgactctgtgtgaccccacagacagcagcccaccaggctcccccgtccctgggattctccaggcaagaacactggagtgggttgccatttccttctccaatgcatgaaagtgaaaagtga